The window GAATGCTGACCAACTAAAAAATTGTATTCCTTACCCCAAATATTTGAATAAGATATATACTTATCCTTATAATCCTCAAATGAAATACTATCCATTATTTCAAAATACTTCGTTAAATAATTAAGCATATGATTTAGAAATTCATATTGATTAATATCTTCCACATGATTATTTAAAGAGGTAATTTGACGTTCAAATTGATTTGATAATTGATCACTATCTTGAAATAAATTAATACCAATACCGCATGTCAAATGATGCAATTCATTTTGACTGAATTGCCCTTCAGTGATAAAGCCACATATTTTTTTATCATCAATATATATATCGTTAGGCCACTTTATCATCGCTTGTAAATCATATTCATTTCTAAGAACCTCAATAATGGCTATTGAAATAAACAAATTAATAGGCCCTATTCTCTCAAGACTGATTTTAGGGTAGATAACAATACTCATCCATAAGCCAAGATTTTTGGACGAGTCCCACCTCCTATTAAATCTGCCTCTTCCTTCAAGTTGTTCATTCGCTATTACAATAAAAGGATTACTATATTTGTATGATAATTCATTTGCAATATTTTGAGTTGAAGAAACAACATCTTCAAAATGAATAAATTCATAAAAAGGATGTTGTTTATGAAACTCATGAATTAATGATTCTTCATAACCTTTTTTAAAATGTTTTATTTGATAACCTTTTCCTTTAATAGATTCAATAATGTAACCGTTTTGTTTAATTTGATTAATATTTTTCCACACTGCTTGTCTTGAAATATTTAATTGTTCGCTAATATATGAGCCAGAAATATATTCATGTTGATGTTGATATAGAAGTATCAATGTCTGTTGAAGACTGTTCACATTATCTCTCCTAATGTTTATAATTCAAATTGCTTTAAAAATTGAACTTGCTTTATCTTTGAATTCATATCAGTCGGATTTATAAAATAATTTAGTACACATGCATTCAACCAATATTTTATCATTTTACCTTCTTTAATAAATTGCATTGATTTCAACTCATGACCATCGATTTCTAAGTCATTTATTTTATATAATCTCGATTCAGCTTTATTAAGCCAATCTATAATTCTATCTATTTCATCTATGCAATAAGTATTAAAATCAAATGTTTCTAATTGTATAGATTGTTGTTCTTCTAGTTCATGACTTTGATTTAATTCTTTAAATATTAGCTTCAAGCAAGTCAAAACAAAGATTAACGTTTCATGGTTAAATTGATATTGTGAAATATAATATTTATAAAACTTTCTCATAAATTCATGGTCAATCGTATGTATATTTATATATTCGATTGGTAAGTCATATTTAACAATGTCGCCTCTACTTAATGAGCCATTATAAAATAAATTCATAATTTCAATCAAATTTGCGCATAATTTATCATATGCTTTAATATATTTAACTGAATGTCGTGATAATTTCAACTTTGAAAGTTCATCAATAACTTCATCATAAACCATCAAACCATTATCGTTTGAAATGATTAGTTCGCTATTGTTAAATTGTTTTATTAGACAAATTAAACCAATAAAATCATTATAATCTAATTGAAATACTTTTTTCCTTCGACCATTTATTGTGTTGTGAATATTATGTTCATCAACAGTAAGTTCATTTAATATATTAATCAATAGATTGAAGTCAGATTGATTAATATATTTAAAGAATGGGAGCGCTTCTAATAATAAATCTTTTCGAATCATTATTAATGTTTGGATTAAATATTTACCTTTTACTAATTTATTAAGTTCGACATTTACTCTTTCAATTGCAACTTCTTTTAATAGGCGATGATGTTTTACGATTGCTTTGTATGTATCATCTACAATATTAAACCCTAATGTTGATTGAAATCTAAGCCCCCTAATGATTCGTAATGCATCTTCTTGGAAACGTTCATTAGCTATGCCAACGGCACAAATTTGTTTATTTTTAATATGCTGAAATCCATTATAAAAATCTTTAAGTTGTCCATCCTTAGTCATCGCAATCGCATTCATTGTAAAGTCTCTACGTTTTAAGTCTTCTTTTAATTCTCTAACAAATTGAACATTTTCTGGTTTTCTATAATTTATATATGTGGACTCTGTTCTATATGTTGTAATTTCATAGTTTCCTTTATCTGTGACCACTGTTACGGTACCATGTTCAATCCCGGTTGGGATCGTTTTAGTAAATAATTCAATAATCTCTTCAGGTGTGGCATTAGTTGTGATATCAATATCTGCAATTTGATTATTCATCAAATAATCCCTTACTGATCCGCCAACAAAAAAAGCTTCATAACCTGAACGTTCTAACGTATCTATAATATTATATGCATTTTTAAATTCTTCAGGTACCATTATTTACTTCCTTTATTCAACAAACCCAAATAAAGTGATTCATATTTTCTTACAATTGGATCTGTTGAAAATTTATTGATTAATATTTGTTTCATATTTTCTTTGATTTTTTTCATTTTTTCAGGATCACTTATTAAATCAATTATATAATCACTCGCTTGATTCGTATCTCCGACATCTACAAGAATACCATTCTCGTTATGGTGAATCACTTCTTTCATGCCACCAGCATTCGTCGCAATACAAATTGCACCACCATACATTGCTTCTAACAACACTAGACCAAAACTTTCTTTCTCACTCATCAATAAAAAGAAATCAGAGATGTGATAATAATGTGTGATTTCTTCTTGCTTACCAATAAACCTCACTTTTTTTTCAATTCCAAGTGCTTTTACAAGTGTTTTAGCTTTAAATAACATCGGTCCATCACCGATTAACAGTAAAACCGATTTCTTTTTAAATTGAACTTTATAAAATGTATGTATGATATCTTCAACCCTTTTTACAGATCTAAAGTT of the Abyssicoccus albus genome contains:
- a CDS encoding biotin--[acetyl-CoA-carboxylase] ligase, which translates into the protein MNSLQQTLILLYQHQHEYISGSYISEQLNISRQAVWKNINQIKQNGYIIESIKGKGYQIKHFKKGYEESLIHEFHKQHPFYEFIHFEDVVSSTQNIANELSYKYSNPFIVIANEQLEGRGRFNRRWDSSKNLGLWMSIVIYPKISLERIGPINLFISIAIIEVLRNEYDLQAMIKWPNDIYIDDKKICGFITEGQFSQNELHHLTCGIGINLFQDSDQLSNQFERQITSLNNHVEDINQYEFLNHMLNYLTKYFEIMDSISFEDYKDKYISYSNIWGKEYNFLVGQHSFIGIPLDVTNQGELVINHDGQHVTISSGDILSSK
- a CDS encoding CCA tRNA nucleotidyltransferase, whose amino-acid sequence is MVPEEFKNAYNIIDTLERSGYEAFFVGGSVRDYLMNNQIADIDITTNATPEEIIELFTKTIPTGIEHGTVTVVTDKGNYEITTYRTESTYINYRKPENVQFVRELKEDLKRRDFTMNAIAMTKDGQLKDFYNGFQHIKNKQICAVGIANERFQEDALRIIRGLRFQSTLGFNIVDDTYKAIVKHHRLLKEVAIERVNVELNKLVKGKYLIQTLIMIRKDLLLEALPFFKYINQSDFNLLINILNELTVDEHNIHNTINGRRKKVFQLDYNDFIGLICLIKQFNNSELIISNDNGLMVYDEVIDELSKLKLSRHSVKYIKAYDKLCANLIEIMNLFYNGSLSRGDIVKYDLPIEYINIHTIDHEFMRKFYKYYISQYQFNHETLIFVLTCLKLIFKELNQSHELEEQQSIQLETFDFNTYCIDEIDRIIDWLNKAESRLYKINDLEIDGHELKSMQFIKEGKMIKYWLNACVLNYFINPTDMNSKIKQVQFLKQFEL